GTAAATTGCAAAGATCAGTAGCAGTGAACCTTGGGTAACTGGACCAACAATGACAGCAGAAACCCATATAACACATAACATTGCAGTTATGGCTATATAAAAAGGCATTGCCGCAGTTTTAGGGAATGATGATTCCTTTACGAAAAATTTGAATGTGTGTAGGAGGTGTTGAATGACAGGAGGTCCTGGTCTCATTTGTATTCTGGCCATAATTTTCCTCTGGAATCCAAAAAGGACACTCCCCACCAGGAACGCGATGAGAACGTTTAACAGAATGTTTGCCATAAGATTCAATATGATCACCGTTTAGTTAGTCCTATTATTTTTTTTAATTCTCAGTATCCGATAAAGGGTTCCCTGGTTTTGTCTTCTTCTTCCTCTTTCGAACCTTTTTTCATTACTATCAATCCAAAGGAGAGTATTCCAGAAGGTATGAATATAATGGAAATTCCGTAAACTACCCAGTTGGCTGGGTTAAACAGGAGGCCATATGCGATACTTGCCACTGAGATGATGAATATTAAATAACTTGAAATTTGTAATTTATCCATTA
This genomic window from Methanobacterium sp. contains:
- a CDS encoding DUF788 domain-containing protein, with protein sequence MDKLQISSYLIFIISVASIAYGLLFNPANWVVYGISIIFIPSGILSFGLIVMKKGSKEEEEDKTREPFIGY